Proteins co-encoded in one Zalophus californianus isolate mZalCal1 chromosome 9, mZalCal1.pri.v2, whole genome shotgun sequence genomic window:
- the PRR13 gene encoding proline-rich protein 13, with protein MWNPNAGQPGPNPYPPNIGYPEGSNPSHPPPVNPAYPPGPFPTPPGVPQGNPAFPPGGPPHPVPQPGYPGCQPLGPYPPPYPPPAPGMPLVNPVAPGMVGPGMVMDKKMRKKMKKAHKKMHKHHKHGKHSSSSSSSSSSSDSD; from the exons ATGTGGAATCCCAATGCCG GGCAGCCAGGACCAAATCCATATCCCCCTAACATTGGGTACCCTGAAGGTTCCAATCCTTCCCATCCACCACCTGTAAATCCTGCCTATCCTCCAGGCCCCTTTCCAACTCCCCCAGGAGTTCCCCAGGGGAATCCAGCTTTCCCCCCAGGTGGGCCCCCTCATCCTGTGCCACAACCAGGGTATCCAGGATGCCAACCCCTAggtccctacccacctccctacCCACCACCTGCTCCTGGCATGCCTCTTGTGAATCCCGTGGCACCCGGCATGGTAGGACCGGGAATGGTGATGGACAAGAAGATgcggaagaagatgaagaaagctCATAAAAAGATGCACAAACACCACAAGCATGGCAAG cattcctcctcctcctcctcctcctcttccagcAGTGACTCTGACTGA